In the Pristiophorus japonicus isolate sPriJap1 chromosome 5, sPriJap1.hap1, whole genome shotgun sequence genome, one interval contains:
- the LOC139263847 gene encoding iroquois-class homeodomain protein irx-1-like produces the protein MAFPQLGYPQYLSASQAVYAADRQGVLTSSRGGAELGANPAAAAVTSVLGMYANPYTAQNYSAFLPYTTDLTMFSQMGSQYELKDNPGVHPATFAAHAAPAYYPYGQFQYGDPARPKNATRESTSTLKAWLNEHRKNPYPTKGEKIMLAIITKMTLTQVSTWFANARRRLKKENKMTWGTRSKEDDGTLYGSDTEGESEKKEEDEEIDLESIDIDKIDENDEEQSNGEEEEKLNLSSEGEKADLESGHDRTLQGSDGDSKGKETDRVDGNVAESNGTRGISLGQGNLLIANHSKPKIWSLAETATSPDSAQKSSPTSHTPSTIQHPAFLSNHGLYTCQISKFHNWTNGAFLGQNSLLNVRSFLGVNHHHHHHHPQHPQQQHPSVLTAALGAVSNEKSTDIPSPKHTERECIPGESPSQQLKISFQPVNESSRPQQEGTRVLATISSV, from the exons ATGGCCTTCCCTCAGCTGGGGTACCCTCAGTATCTAAGTGCGAGCCAGGCTGTGTACGCTGCCGATCGGCAGGGAGTGCTGACTTCTTCCCGAGGAGGAGCCGAGCTTGGGGCTAACCCTGCCGCTGCTGCTGTTACCTCGGTGTTGGGAATGTATGCAAACCCTTACACAGCCCAGAACTACAGCGCTTTCCTCCCCTACACCACCGATCTCACCATGTTCTCCCAAATG GGATCGCAGTATGAATTAAAAGATAATCCTGGGGTTCACCCGGCCACGTTTGCAGCACATGCGGCTCCTGCTTATTATCCCTATGGACAATTTCAGTATGGAGACCCGGCCAGACCCAAGAATGCAACCCGGGAGAGCACAAGTACGCTCAAAGCCTGGCTCAACGAGCACAGGAAGAACCCTTACCCGACCAAAGGAGAGAAGATCATGCTGGCTATCATCACCAAGATGACCCTGACCCAGGTCTCCACCTGGTTCGCCAACGCCAGGAGGAGACTCAAGAAGGAGAATAAAATGACTTGGGGAACCCGGAGTAAAGAAGATGACGGTACTCTCTACGGCAGCGATACAGAAGGGGAGAGCGAGAaaaaagaggaggatgaggagattgACCTGGAAAGCATCGACATCGACAAAATCGACGAAAACGACGAGGAGCAAAGTAATGGAGAAGAGGAGGAAAAATTGAACCTCAGTAGCGAGGGGGAGAAAGCGGATTTGGAGAGTGGGCACGATCGGACATTGCAGGGATCGGATGGTGATAGTAAAGGAAAGGAGACGGACAGAGTGGATGGAAATGTTGCTGAAAGCAATGGTACCAGAGGGATATCTCTAGGGCAGGGGAATTTGCTAATCGCAAATCATAGCAAACCCAAAATCTGGTCGTTGGCAGAGACTGCGACCAGCCCGGACAGTGCCCAGAAATCGTCTCCAACCAGTCACACGCCATCGACTATCCAGCACCCAGCTTTCCTCTCAAACCACGGACTCTATACATGTCAGATCAGCAAGTTTCATAACTGGACAAACGGCGCTTTCCTGGGCCAGAACTCTTTGCTAAATGTCAGGTCGTTTCTGGGTGtaaatcaccatcatcatcatcatcatccgcaACATCCTCAGCAGCAACATCCTTCTGTGCTAACAGCAGCCTTGGGAGCAGTGAGCAATGAAAAATCAACAGACATCCCCAGCCCAAAACACACAG